In the Sulfitobacter pacificus genome, one interval contains:
- a CDS encoding YIP1 family protein, whose product MLDALIPLVQTSLRNPRGAARLIMAMRLGREALWTALALVAVINSFLVLLIVHTSATPIPLPGYFEKPLTLFVLIAGLLVVYIHAMYWAGLAVGGKGDLMDVLAVVVWFQVLRAIAQAAIVVMSLAIPPLGGLLSLVVAVWGLWIFLSFLAEALGLKSVWHAVAVLCVAFVGIVLGVVVLIAMFGGAAQGVLS is encoded by the coding sequence ATGCTGGATGCCTTGATCCCATTGGTCCAGACCAGCCTGCGTAATCCCCGTGGCGCTGCCAGGTTGATTATGGCAATGCGCCTGGGGCGCGAGGCGCTGTGGACAGCGTTGGCGCTGGTGGCGGTGATCAACAGCTTTCTGGTCCTGTTGATCGTGCATACCTCGGCCACCCCCATACCGCTGCCCGGATATTTTGAAAAACCGCTGACCCTGTTTGTGCTGATTGCTGGGCTGTTGGTGGTCTATATCCATGCCATGTATTGGGCGGGGCTGGCTGTTGGTGGCAAGGGTGATCTGATGGATGTGTTGGCGGTTGTGGTCTGGTTTCAGGTCCTGCGCGCCATAGCACAGGCCGCAATCGTCGTCATGTCGCTGGCGATCCCGCCATTGGGGGGGCTGCTCTCTTTGGTTGTTGCGGTTTGGGGGTTGTGGATTTTCCTGAGCTTTCTTGCAGAGGCACTTGGTCTCAAGTCGGTGTGGCACGCGGTCGCGGTGCTTTGTGTGGCGTTTGTCGGCATCGTGCTGGGTGTGGTGG
- a CDS encoding YIP1 family protein produces MPATRDIVATYRGPGKVMRRLLGEGAREDRALIYLMIGCLMVFVAQTPRLARQAFETGENLQMLMGASLMAWMFIAPLLLYALGALTFLLARVARADISNYGARLALFWALLASSPVMLLWGLTAGFIGPGAQMTVVGFCWFALFMWFWIAGFRAALAEGA; encoded by the coding sequence ATGCCGGCGACCCGCGATATTGTTGCCACCTACCGGGGGCCGGGCAAGGTTATGCGCCGGTTGCTGGGCGAGGGCGCGCGCGAAGACCGTGCGCTGATCTATCTGATGATCGGGTGTTTGATGGTTTTTGTGGCACAGACCCCACGTCTGGCGCGGCAAGCCTTTGAGACAGGCGAAAACCTGCAAATGCTGATGGGGGCGTCGCTGATGGCATGGATGTTTATCGCGCCGCTGTTGCTTTATGCCTTGGGGGCTTTGACCTTTCTGCTCGCGCGGGTGGCGCGGGCCGATATCAGCAATTACGGGGCGCGTCTGGCGTTGTTCTGGGCGCTTCTGGCCTCCTCTCCGGTTATGTTGCTTTGGGGGCTGACCGCGGGGTTCATCGGACCGGGGGCTCAGATGACGGTTGTTGGCTTTTGCTGGTTTGCCTTGTTCATGTGGTTCTGGATTGCAGGGTTTCGCGCCGCATTGGCAGAGGGCGCGTGA
- a CDS encoding SufB/SufD family protein: protein MTALAEKTNPTEALISGRDGAVKGWSKAARTDALARLRTMGVPDRRDEYWKYTRPDTLTQAAAPEAAVFDSGEAPIFDAVDSLKLVFVDGVFDVDASDDLALEGVTIERLATAQSDLHWARDLYGVLETNGQTPVARPLATLNTALATDGVLIHVTDKISRPVSLIYHHKSDASDAILHHCIKLDAGAELTVLESGPAAARLNMVTEVDVADHASFNHVRSQGRDHERRAATHLFARLGTESNFKSFTLTVNGVLTRNEAVIELTGDDAKAHVAGACVGDGEFHHDDTVFITHDAVNCESRQVFKKVLRNGAVGVFQGKILVKPDAQKTDGYQISQSLLLDEDSQFLAKPELEIYADDVICSHGSTSGAIDEDALFYLRARGISHGEATDLLTLSFLAEAVEEIEADGLKDVILERLTGWLARRRS, encoded by the coding sequence ATGACGGCACTTGCGGAAAAAACCAATCCTACCGAAGCCTTGATCTCAGGGCGTGACGGGGCGGTGAAAGGCTGGTCCAAGGCGGCCCGCACCGATGCGCTGGCGCGGTTGCGCACCATGGGTGTGCCAGACCGGCGCGATGAATACTGGAAATACACACGGCCAGACACGCTGACGCAGGCTGCGGCCCCAGAGGCAGCGGTGTTTGACAGTGGTGAAGCGCCGATTTTTGACGCTGTTGACAGCCTGAAGCTGGTTTTTGTCGATGGTGTTTTTGATGTGGATGCCTCTGATGATCTGGCCCTTGAAGGGGTGACGATCGAGCGGCTGGCCACAGCGCAAAGCGATCTGCATTGGGCGCGTGACCTTTATGGTGTGCTGGAAACCAATGGGCAGACACCGGTGGCGCGGCCTTTGGCGACCTTGAATACTGCCTTGGCAACTGACGGTGTGTTGATCCATGTGACAGATAAGATCAGCAGGCCCGTTAGTTTAATTTATCATCACAAATCAGATGCTTCTGACGCAATCTTACACCATTGCATTAAGTTGGACGCTGGGGCGGAACTGACTGTTCTGGAAAGCGGCCCGGCTGCGGCGCGGCTGAATATGGTCACCGAAGTCGACGTGGCGGATCATGCCTCTTTCAACCATGTGCGTTCGCAAGGACGTGATCACGAACGTCGCGCTGCGACCCATCTGTTTGCGCGCTTGGGCACAGAGTCAAACTTCAAATCCTTCACCCTGACTGTGAACGGCGTTCTGACCCGCAATGAGGCGGTGATCGAATTGACCGGTGATGACGCCAAGGCGCATGTCGCCGGCGCTTGTGTCGGGGATGGAGAGTTCCACCACGATGATACGGTGTTCATCACCCATGACGCGGTGAATTGTGAAAGCCGTCAGGTGTTCAAGAAAGTGCTGCGCAATGGCGCGGTTGGTGTTTTCCAGGGCAAGATCCTTGTCAAACCCGATGCGCAAAAGACCGATGGCTACCAGATCAGTCAATCATTGTTGCTGGATGAAGATAGCCAGTTTCTGGCCAAGCCGGAGCTTGAGATCTACGCGGATGATGTAATCTGTTCGCATGGCTCTACCTCTGGTGCGATTGACGAGGATGCCTTGTTCTATCTTCGCGCGCGCGGCATTTCCCACGGCGAAGCAACCGATTTGCTGACCCTGTCCTTCCTTGCCGAAGCGGTAGAAGAGATCGAGGCCGACGGGTTGAAGGACGTGATCCTTGAGCGTTTGACCGGCTGGCTGGCGCGTCGTCGGAGCTGA
- the sufC gene encoding Fe-S cluster assembly ATPase SufC encodes MLSIKNLNVKLEDEDKQILKGVNLEVEAGKVHAIMGPNGSGKSTLSYVLSGKDGYEVTEGSATLEGDDLLDMEPEERAAAGLFLAFQYPVEIPGVGNMTFLRTAVNAQRKARGEEEMSAAEFLKVVRARAKELKIDADMLKRPVNMGFSGGEKKRNEILQMAMLEPKMCILDETDSGLDVDAMKLVAEGVNALRTEGRGFLVITHYQRLLDHIKPDVVHIMADGRIVKTGGPELALEVENNGYADILAEVA; translated from the coding sequence ATGCTGAGCATTAAGAACCTGAACGTGAAACTGGAAGACGAAGACAAGCAGATCCTCAAAGGTGTGAACCTTGAGGTTGAGGCTGGTAAGGTACATGCGATCATGGGGCCAAATGGCTCTGGTAAATCGACCTTGTCTTATGTGCTTTCAGGCAAGGACGGCTATGAGGTGACCGAAGGTTCTGCGACGCTGGAAGGGGACGACCTGCTGGATATGGAGCCGGAAGAACGCGCCGCGGCCGGTCTGTTCCTTGCGTTCCAATACCCTGTAGAAATCCCCGGTGTGGGCAACATGACCTTCCTGCGCACCGCGGTGAACGCACAGCGCAAGGCGCGCGGTGAAGAGGAAATGTCAGCGGCTGAATTCCTGAAAGTGGTGCGCGCACGGGCGAAAGAGTTGAAAATCGACGCGGATATGTTGAAGCGTCCGGTGAATATGGGGTTCTCCGGCGGTGAGAAAAAGCGCAATGAAATCCTGCAGATGGCTATGCTTGAGCCAAAAATGTGCATTCTGGATGAAACGGACTCCGGTCTGGATGTTGACGCGATGAAACTGGTGGCCGAGGGTGTGAATGCGCTGCGCACTGAAGGGCGTGGTTTTCTGGTAATCACCCACTATCAGCGCCTGCTGGATCACATCAAGCCAGACGTGGTGCACATCATGGCGGATGGGCGGATCGTAAAGACCGGTGGACCGGAGCTGGCGCTTGAGGTCGAAAACAACGGCTATGCCGATATTCTGGCCGAGGTGGCGTAA
- the sufB gene encoding Fe-S cluster assembly protein SufB yields MHNGRPDAAHGKRTDLLDTVIVKENDGVKDGVDQETVDAVREVGGAYKHGWSTDIEMEYAPKGLTTDIVRLISEKNDEPQWMLDWRLEAYERWLTKTEPDWAMVDYPEIDFQDQYYYARPKSMIEKPKSLDDVDPKLLETYKKLGIPLKEQAILAGVEGAENMGDEPRKVAVDAVFDSVSVGTTFKDELAKAGVIFCSISEAIKDHPELVKKYLGSVVPVSDNFYATLNSAVFSDGSFVYVPPGVRCPMELSTYFRINAENTGQFERTLIIADKGSYVSYLEGCTAPQRDESQLHAAVVEIIIEEDAEVKYSTVQNWYPGDEDGKGGIYNFVTKRADCRGDRAKVMWTQVETGSAVTWKYPSCILRGDDSQGEFYSIAIANNMQQADTGTKMIHLGKRTKSRIVSKGISAGKAQNTYRGLVTMHPKAKESRNYTQCDSLLIGDQCGAHTVPYIEVKNNSSRVEHEATTSKVDDDQMFYCRSRGMDEEEAVALVVNGFCKDVLQALPMEFAMEAQALVAISLEGSVG; encoded by the coding sequence ATGCACAACGGGCGGCCTGATGCGGCCCACGGGAAAAGGACAGATCTCTTGGATACTGTGATTGTAAAAGAAAATGATGGCGTCAAAGACGGCGTAGATCAGGAAACCGTGGATGCTGTGCGTGAAGTGGGCGGTGCCTATAAACATGGATGGTCCACTGACATTGAAATGGAATATGCGCCCAAGGGGCTGACCACCGATATTGTCCGTCTGATTTCCGAGAAGAACGATGAGCCACAGTGGATGCTGGACTGGCGGTTGGAAGCCTATGAACGCTGGCTGACCAAGACAGAGCCTGATTGGGCGATGGTGGATTATCCTGAGATTGATTTTCAGGACCAATATTACTACGCCCGTCCCAAAAGCATGATCGAAAAGCCGAAATCGCTGGATGATGTTGATCCCAAACTGTTGGAAACCTACAAAAAACTGGGCATTCCTTTGAAAGAACAGGCCATTCTGGCCGGCGTCGAAGGGGCCGAAAACATGGGCGACGAGCCGCGTAAGGTTGCGGTGGACGCGGTGTTCGATTCGGTTTCTGTGGGCACCACGTTCAAGGATGAGCTGGCCAAGGCCGGGGTGATCTTTTGCTCGATCTCCGAAGCGATCAAGGATCATCCTGAATTGGTGAAGAAATACCTTGGGTCCGTGGTGCCGGTCTCTGACAATTTTTACGCGACACTGAACTCGGCGGTCTTTTCGGATGGTTCATTCGTGTATGTCCCACCCGGTGTGCGTTGCCCGATGGAACTGTCGACCTATTTCCGCATCAACGCGGAAAACACCGGCCAGTTCGAGCGCACTTTGATCATTGCCGACAAGGGTTCCTATGTGTCCTATCTTGAAGGCTGTACCGCACCACAACGTGATGAATCACAGCTGCATGCGGCGGTGGTCGAGATCATCATCGAAGAAGATGCAGAGGTGAAATATTCCACCGTTCAGAACTGGTATCCCGGCGATGAGGATGGCAAGGGCGGCATCTATAACTTTGTGACCAAACGCGCCGATTGCCGTGGCGATCGCGCCAAGGTGATGTGGACACAGGTCGAGACCGGCTCTGCCGTGACATGGAAATACCCAAGCTGCATCCTGCGCGGCGACGACAGTCAGGGCGAGTTCTATTCCATCGCCATCGCCAACAACATGCAGCAGGCCGATACCGGCACCAAGATGATCCATCTGGGCAAGCGCACCAAGTCGCGCATCGTTTCGAAAGGGATTTCCGCCGGTAAGGCGCAGAATACCTATCGTGGGTTGGTCACCATGCATCCCAAGGCCAAGGAATCGCGCAACTATACGCAATGCGACAGCTTGTTGATCGGGGATCAATGTGGGGCACATACGGTGCCTTATATCGAGGTGAAGAACAACAGCAGCCGGGTTGAGCATGAGGCGACAACATCCAAGGTGGATGATGATCAGATGTTCTATTGCCGCTCGCGCGGGATGGACGAGGAAGAGGCCGTGGCGCTGGTTGTAAACGGGTTCTGCAAGGACGTGTTGCAGGCGCTGCCGATGGAATTTGCGATGGAAGCACAGGCGCTTGTGGCGATTTCGCTGGAAGGATCGGTGGGGTAA
- a CDS encoding cysteine desulfurase family protein → MKAERCYLDHNATTPLREEARAAMIAAMDVLGNPSSVHREGRKAKMLVEKARAQVAALVGCLPAQVVFTSSATEAAALAVAQKARHGGVFAALPTEHDCLGVWSEGALPGWYDRQGRYQPQPEADVCLLALSAANSETGVMPPSGFLKQMDAQHVICDITQVAGKIAVAFEAGHRPAYAILSAHKMGGPKGIGAMINFTHDDPEPLLRGGGQEMNRRSGTENITGIAGFGAAAEAAARDLAAGRWEEIEELRNILENALATSAKKTIFVGNQVPRLPNTSCIIAEGWKGETQVMQMDLAGFAISAGSACSSGKVKASKVLQAMGYNESEAASAIRVSLGLETTKTDVLRFADEWLAKRDKHAQRAA, encoded by the coding sequence ATGAAGGCCGAACGGTGTTATCTAGATCACAATGCGACAACTCCCTTGAGGGAGGAGGCGCGCGCGGCGATGATCGCGGCGATGGATGTTCTGGGCAACCCTTCCTCTGTGCATCGCGAGGGGCGCAAGGCCAAGATGCTGGTAGAAAAGGCCCGTGCGCAGGTGGCTGCACTGGTCGGATGTTTGCCGGCGCAGGTGGTTTTTACCAGTAGCGCAACGGAGGCGGCGGCGCTGGCGGTGGCGCAGAAGGCGCGGCATGGGGGCGTTTTTGCGGCCTTGCCGACAGAGCATGATTGTCTGGGCGTGTGGAGTGAGGGAGCGCTGCCGGGGTGGTATGACCGGCAGGGTCGGTATCAGCCGCAGCCGGAAGCGGATGTGTGCTTGCTGGCGCTTTCTGCGGCCAATAGCGAGACCGGCGTGATGCCGCCGTCGGGGTTTCTGAAGCAGATGGATGCCCAGCATGTGATCTGTGACATCACTCAGGTGGCAGGCAAGATCGCAGTTGCCTTTGAAGCGGGGCACCGGCCTGCCTATGCAATCCTGTCAGCCCATAAGATGGGGGGACCAAAGGGAATTGGCGCTATGATCAATTTCACCCATGATGATCCCGAGCCCCTGTTGCGTGGCGGCGGGCAGGAGATGAACCGGCGTTCTGGTACGGAAAACATCACCGGCATTGCCGGGTTTGGAGCGGCGGCTGAGGCGGCAGCCCGAGATCTGGCCGCGGGGCGCTGGGAAGAAATTGAAGAACTTAGAAACATTCTAGAAAACGCTCTTGCGACTTCCGCAAAGAAGACTATTTTTGTCGGAAATCAAGTGCCACGTTTGCCCAATACTTCTTGCATCATTGCGGAAGGCTGGAAAGGCGAGACACAGGTGATGCAGATGGATCTTGCTGGATTTGCCATTTCGGCGGGGTCGGCCTGTTCCAGCGGCAAGGTCAAGGCCAGCAAGGTGTTGCAGGCCATGGGCTATAATGAGAGTGAAGCCGCAAGCGCCATTCGGGTGTCCTTGGGGCTGGAGACAACAAAGACGGACGTTTTGCGTTTTGCCGATGAATGGCTTGCAAAACGCGACAAACATGCACAACGGGCGGCCTGA
- a CDS encoding Rrf2 family transcriptional regulator — protein sequence MKLSTKGRYAMVALADIALQRDDSLVSLGDIAERQSISLPYLEQLFVKLRRAELVSSVRGPGGGYRLSRPASEIRVVDILSAVDETVDAMHKGAGVSGGASGSRAQSLTNRLWEGLSAHVYVFLHQTRLSDVIENELAPCPAVPNLFDVVDEA from the coding sequence ATGAAGCTTTCAACCAAAGGCCGCTACGCGATGGTGGCACTGGCGGATATTGCGTTGCAGCGGGATGACAGTTTGGTCTCTCTGGGGGACATTGCCGAACGCCAGTCGATTTCATTGCCCTATCTGGAGCAATTGTTTGTAAAGCTGCGCCGTGCCGAGCTGGTGTCTTCGGTGCGTGGTCCGGGTGGCGGCTATCGTCTGTCACGTCCGGCGTCTGAAATCCGGGTGGTGGATATATTGTCGGCGGTCGATGAAACCGTGGATGCCATGCACAAGGGGGCAGGGGTATCGGGTGGCGCGTCAGGCAGTCGTGCGCAATCCCTGACCAACCGTTTATGGGAAGGGTTGAGCGCCCATGTTTATGTTTTCCTGCACCAGACGCGGTTGTCAGATGTGATTGAGAACGAACTGGCCCCCTGTCCTGCGGTGCCCAACCTGTTTGACGTTGTGGATGAGGCGTGA
- a CDS encoding alpha/beta hydrolase — protein MPEVIFPGPEGRLEGRYHPQKERDAPIAIILHPHPQFGGTMNHKVVYNMHYAFYNMGFTVLRFNFRGVGRSQGEYDQGIGELSDAASALDYLQSMNNNSKHCWVAGFSFGAWIGMQLLMRRPEITGFISVSPPANMYDFSFLAPCPASGLVINGTADRVAPPADTVSLVNKLHEQKGITITHQEVPGAGHFFEEPHMDTLITSTTDYVKRRLTETTR, from the coding sequence ATGCCAGAGGTCATTTTCCCCGGACCGGAAGGCCGCCTTGAAGGCCGCTACCACCCCCAAAAAGAACGTGATGCCCCGATTGCCATCATCCTGCATCCGCATCCACAATTTGGCGGGACGATGAACCACAAAGTCGTCTATAATATGCATTACGCATTTTATAACATGGGGTTCACCGTTTTGCGGTTCAACTTCCGGGGCGTGGGCCGGTCGCAGGGCGAATATGATCAGGGCATCGGTGAATTGTCAGATGCGGCATCCGCACTGGATTACCTGCAGTCGATGAACAACAATTCCAAACATTGCTGGGTCGCTGGCTTCTCCTTCGGTGCATGGATCGGCATGCAGCTTTTGATGCGCCGCCCCGAGATCACCGGCTTTATCTCGGTCTCACCCCCTGCAAACATGTATGACTTCAGCTTCCTTGCGCCCTGCCCTGCATCGGGTCTGGTGATCAACGGCACGGCGGATCGTGTCGCCCCGCCAGCCGATACCGTCAGTCTGGTGAACAAGCTGCATGAGCAAAAGGGCATCACCATCACCCATCAGGAAGTGCCGGGTGCCGGCCACTTCTTTGAAGAGCCGCATATGGACACGCTGATCACATCGACCACGGATTACGTGAAGCGCCGCCTGACGGAGACAACACGCTGA
- a CDS encoding HD domain-containing protein, whose translation MGTRLDQQIAFLNEADKLKSTIRATELCDNSRYENSAEHSWHLTLYAMVLADQAGPDVDITLVIKMLILHDLVEIDAGDNPIFGDLDHAAIEAQEQAAADRIFGLLPEDLRVSFRAIWDEFEAAESPSAQFAKSLDRFQPPMQNLQSGGGSWIDFDVTEQQIHNRVGSKIAIGAPALWDYAKARIATFFAERSTK comes from the coding sequence ATGGGAACGCGGCTGGATCAACAAATCGCGTTCCTGAACGAGGCAGACAAGCTCAAAAGCACCATCCGCGCCACCGAGCTTTGCGACAATTCGCGTTACGAAAACTCCGCCGAGCATTCGTGGCATCTGACGCTTTATGCGATGGTGCTGGCGGATCAGGCCGGACCTGACGTGGACATCACGCTGGTCATCAAGATGTTGATTCTGCACGATCTGGTCGAGATTGACGCAGGCGACAATCCGATATTCGGAGATCTGGATCACGCCGCAATTGAGGCGCAGGAACAGGCCGCCGCCGACCGTATCTTTGGCCTGCTGCCGGAGGATCTGCGTGTCAGCTTCCGTGCCATCTGGGACGAATTCGAAGCGGCAGAATCGCCCTCAGCCCAATTTGCCAAATCGCTGGACCGTTTCCAGCCGCCAATGCAAAACCTGCAATCGGGTGGCGGCAGCTGGATCGATTTTGATGTCACCGAACAACAGATCCACAACCGCGTCGGATCCAAAATCGCCATCGGCGCACCCGCCTTGTGGGACTACGCAAAAGCGCGCATTGCAACCTTCTTTGCCGAGCGCTCAACCAAGTAA
- a CDS encoding NADP-dependent isocitrate dehydrogenase, translating into MTKIKVENPVVELDGDEMTRIMWDFIKKKLILPYLDIDLKYYDLGIQARDDTDDQITIDSAEAIKKYGVGVKCATITPDEARVEEFGLKKMWRSPNGTIRNILGGVIFREPIICKNVPRLVPGWTKPIVVGRHAFGDQYRATDFKFPGKGKLTIKFVGEDGTEIEQEVFDAPDSGVVMAMYNLDKSIIDFARASMNYGLAKGWPVYLSTKNTILKQYDGRFLELFQHIYETEFEDKFKEAGITYQHRLIDDMVACAMKWNGGYVWACKNYDGDVQSDTVAQGFGSLGLMTSVLMTPDGKTVEAEAAHGTVTRHYRQHQKGEETSTNSIASIYAWTGALKHRGKLDENAALINFAETLEKVVIGTVESGHMTKDLALLVGPDQGWLTTMGFLEKVDENLNKALAG; encoded by the coding sequence ATGACCAAGATCAAGGTAGAGAACCCCGTTGTTGAACTCGACGGCGATGAAATGACCCGCATCATGTGGGATTTCATCAAGAAAAAGCTGATCCTGCCCTATCTGGACATTGATCTGAAATATTACGATCTGGGCATTCAGGCCCGTGATGACACCGATGATCAGATCACCATTGATTCAGCGGAAGCGATCAAGAAATACGGGGTTGGCGTCAAATGTGCGACCATCACACCGGACGAAGCGCGGGTCGAGGAATTTGGCCTGAAAAAGATGTGGCGTTCGCCCAATGGCACCATCCGCAACATTCTGGGCGGGGTAATTTTCCGCGAGCCGATCATTTGTAAAAACGTTCCCCGTCTTGTGCCCGGCTGGACAAAACCCATCGTCGTGGGTCGCCATGCCTTTGGCGATCAATACCGTGCCACCGATTTCAAATTTCCCGGCAAGGGCAAGCTGACGATCAAATTTGTCGGCGAGGACGGCACCGAGATTGAGCAGGAAGTCTTTGACGCGCCTGACAGCGGTGTGGTCATGGCAATGTACAACCTTGATAAATCCATCATCGACTTTGCCCGCGCCTCGATGAACTATGGTCTGGCCAAAGGCTGGCCGGTCTACCTGTCCACCAAGAATACCATTCTCAAACAATATGACGGGCGCTTTCTGGAGCTGTTCCAACATATCTATGAGACTGAATTTGAGGATAAATTCAAAGAGGCAGGCATCACCTATCAGCACCGCCTGATCGACGACATGGTCGCCTGTGCGATGAAATGGAACGGCGGTTATGTCTGGGCCTGTAAAAACTACGATGGGGACGTGCAATCCGATACTGTGGCACAGGGCTTTGGCTCGCTTGGCCTGATGACCTCCGTGCTGATGACGCCGGATGGCAAAACGGTTGAGGCGGAAGCGGCCCATGGCACCGTAACCCGCCATTACCGCCAGCATCAAAAGGGTGAAGAAACCTCAACCAACTCCATCGCCTCCATCTATGCATGGACAGGCGCATTAAAGCACCGCGGCAAGCTGGACGAGAATGCGGCGCTGATCAACTTTGCCGAAACGCTGGAAAAAGTGGTCATCGGCACAGTGGAAAGTGGCCATATGACCAAAGACCTCGCGCTATTGGTGGGTCCCGATCAGGGCTGGCTGACCACCATGGGCTTCCTTGAGAAGGTCGATGAAAACCTGAACAAGGCACTCGCAGGTTAA
- a CDS encoding class II glutamine amidotransferase, producing MCRWAAWQGAPIFASEILTAPDHSLIHQSRDASECKTAINADGFGLAWYDKRPTPGLYRDVHPAWSDPNLKSLAEQVQARLFMAHVRASTGTATSRNNCHPFVQGSWTFMHNGQVGGFEHLRKAADMLIPDELYPNRKGATDSEALFLVACGFGLEQCAKTALEHTVALFEDMARGVNSTPHMRMAAALSDGDTLYAVRYASDDRAPSLYYQWNAQWAGWSVVSEPYETDCGGWKEVPKGSFCRFTPTEVEITPFVPQLRHAAIQLAGE from the coding sequence ATGTGCAGATGGGCGGCGTGGCAAGGCGCGCCGATATTCGCAAGTGAGATATTGACCGCACCGGATCATTCCCTGATCCATCAGTCCCGCGACGCCAGCGAGTGTAAAACCGCGATCAACGCCGATGGGTTTGGTCTGGCGTGGTATGACAAACGCCCGACACCGGGGCTGTATCGGGATGTGCATCCGGCATGGTCCGATCCAAACCTGAAATCGCTGGCTGAACAGGTGCAGGCGCGGCTGTTTATGGCGCATGTGCGGGCCTCCACCGGCACGGCGACCAGCCGTAATAACTGCCATCCTTTTGTGCAGGGCAGTTGGACATTCATGCACAATGGTCAGGTGGGCGGCTTCGAACATTTGCGCAAAGCCGCTGATATGTTGATCCCCGATGAGCTTTACCCCAACCGCAAAGGGGCAACAGACAGCGAGGCGCTGTTTCTGGTGGCCTGCGGTTTCGGTCTGGAGCAATGTGCGAAAACCGCGTTGGAACATACTGTTGCGCTGTTTGAAGATATGGCGCGGGGCGTGAACAGTACCCCGCATATGCGCATGGCAGCAGCCTTGTCGGATGGGGATACGCTTTATGCGGTGCGCTATGCCTCTGATGACCGGGCGCCGTCACTATATTATCAGTGGAACGCCCAATGGGCCGGGTGGTCGGTGGTTTCGGAGCCATACGAAACCGACTGTGGTGGCTGGAAAGAGGTGCCCAAAGGCAGCTTTTGCCGGTTTACGCCCACAGAGGTCGAGATCACGCCGTTTGTGCCACAGCTGCGTCACGCCGCGATCCAGCTGGCCGGGGAATGA
- a CDS encoding DUF6356 family protein, with the protein MIARIFLDHPAKVDETFFEHMAFALKFSGLLFVAAGAALVHAFVPCLCEKTASGIIKTLYERTHNRG; encoded by the coding sequence ATGATTGCCCGCATTTTTCTTGATCACCCTGCCAAAGTTGACGAAACATTCTTTGAGCATATGGCCTTTGCACTCAAATTTTCGGGGTTGTTGTTTGTGGCGGCCGGTGCGGCGCTGGTGCATGCCTTTGTGCCATGTCTTTGTGAAAAAACCGCAAGCGGGATTATCAAGACATTGTATGAACGCACCCATAACCGGGGCTAA
- a CDS encoding Lrp/AsnC family transcriptional regulator, producing MKEIDTIDRRILIELQRDAAQSLESIGETVGLSRNACWRRIGALEKAGVIKGRVTLLDAEALGLKLTVFIQLRTSSHTADWLKAFSSATKSMPEIMGVYRMSGDLDYLIRAQVTDMAGYDRLYQRLIAKVPLSDVSASFVMEEIKETTALPL from the coding sequence ATGAAAGAAATTGACACAATCGACCGCCGTATTCTGATCGAACTGCAACGCGATGCGGCGCAATCGCTCGAGTCTATTGGCGAAACCGTGGGCTTGTCGCGCAATGCCTGCTGGCGGCGGATTGGTGCTCTGGAAAAGGCCGGTGTGATCAAAGGGCGCGTGACCCTTCTGGATGCCGAGGCCCTTGGCCTGAAACTAACCGTGTTCATCCAGCTGCGGACCAGCTCGCATACCGCTGACTGGTTAAAAGCGTTTTCATCCGCCACCAAAAGCATGCCAGAGATCATGGGCGTTTACCGCATGTCGGGTGATCTGGATTACTTGATCCGCGCGCAGGTCACGGATATGGCAGGGTATGACCGGTTATATCAACGGCTGATTGCCAAGGTGCCCCTGTCTGATGTCTCTGCCAGTTTTGTGATGGAAGAGATCAAGGAAACCACCGCCCTGCCCCTCTGA
- a CDS encoding DMT family transporter: protein MPAHYIWLFFAILTETLGTTALQASQQFTRFWPALAVVVFYGLSFYCMSFALRAMPVGIVYAIWSGLGIVLIAGIGFVLFGQKLDMPALLGLALIISGILIIHLFSASNTH, encoded by the coding sequence ATGCCTGCCCATTACATCTGGCTGTTCTTTGCCATTCTGACCGAAACGCTGGGCACCACTGCCTTGCAGGCCTCACAGCAGTTTACCCGGTTCTGGCCGGCGCTGGCAGTTGTGGTCTTTTACGGGCTGTCGTTTTACTGCATGTCCTTTGCACTGCGGGCGATGCCGGTCGGAATTGTCTATGCCATCTGGTCTGGTCTGGGCATCGTATTGATCGCGGGCATTGGATTTGTACTGTTTGGTCAAAAGCTGGACATGCCGGCACTGCTGGGATTGGCGCTGATCATCAGCGGAATCCTGATTATTCACCTCTTTTCGGCCAGCAATACACATTAA